AGGCTCGGCTCGCTCAAGCCAAATCGCCACGGAAACCGCCCATTCTGCGGGCAGGGGACACCCGGGGGAATCGGGGGAGAGGGTTTGCTCAGGGTTTGCAGTGGGCAGAGAGAGGCCCGTCTCCATTTACAGAGGTCAGGGCTCCTGGGCTGgctagctgctgctgctgcaaaCCGCATGGGGACACAGGCATGACAAGCAGCCCTGACGGGTCATTGAGCGCCCAGACGGACAGACGGACAGAGTGTGAGGAAGCCAGCAGGAGCTGCAACCTGATGCGCTCGTAAGAGACGCAGGCAGCGGCCTGGCGCTTGTGAGATGGACTCTTGGCTTCTTGGGCGCGTGCTCCAGCACCCCCATCTATGTGCAGCTGCCCCCCCGGGCCAGGCTGTCGCCACCAAGCCCCATCTCCCCCATCCTGGCAAACACCTCCCTAAACTCAGCCCCGGGCTGACGCCATTCTCTGCCCTCACGGAGCTCTGTCTCAGCCCCTCGTTATGGGCTGGACGGTGTCCCCAAAATCCACACACCTAGTCCTGGTCTCAGGACTTCAGAGGGTGACCGTGCTTGGAGATGGGTCTTGGCGGAGAGGACTGGGATAGAGGAGGTACACGCTGACTGgtgcccttacaagaagaggagagCAGGGCGCAGACACGCACCAGGGGACGACCACGTGGGGACACGGGGACAGGACGCCATCTACGCACCAAGGAGAGAGCCCTCAGGAGGAACCAATACTGCTGACACCTCGACCTtagccttccagcctccagagctgtgagacggCACGTTTCTGTCATTTCAGCCCCCAGGCCGTGCTGCTTGGTCACAGCAACCAGAGCTGGCTAGTGTCCCCCTTAACCCTGGAGTCTCTTTCTctgggctctggcaggggcagggtgtCAGCAGATACTCCTGTGACACAGTAGTGATGTCCTACACACTAGGGAGAGGTGTGGTCTGAATCCGGGCCAGCTGGGGGGGCGCGGTCCCCCGGGGACTGCCCCCCATCCGGGCAAGCCGGAGCCTATGGTCTGGTTGGTGGAGGGCAGCTGCAACTCAGGGCAAGGGTGTCGGGCCAAGCTCCAGGGAACAGCTGGCTCCACGCGTTCTGAAGGAGTGAGGACCCGGGCATCAGCCCTGTGGTGAATCCTCAGACCTGGAAGCTGGCCCCAGGAATAGCCAGGGCCTGAAGCAATGGCTCCGAGCCCCAGGttcccaggctccaggctgggctggagtTTGCCTTTACAGTGTCCAGGGAGACCAAGCTTGCCGAGTAGATGGAGCCCACACAGAGCGTGGTGGGGCCAGCAGAACGTCCTCCAGCACAGACCTAGTCTGCCGGGCAGAGTCACTGGACCCTGGGGGGCTCGGGAGGGCGGGGCTTTGGCCTGTCCCTCCAGTGTGCTTAGACAGGCACATTGAGTTCAGCGGGTTAAGAGACAACCAGCTGGCATGTACCAGAAAGGAGCCCCATCCCCAGACACCTGCTTCCAGGGGAGGGTGAGTGCAGGTGTAACCTTCCCAGGGGGAGTGGCTTCTGGGGAGGCCTGCCAccctctggctctgccactgtctCTCCTGCAGCCCCTGGGATCTGCTCGTACCAGgcacccaaccccacccccaccccccaccctggggcCCCGTATCCTCAGTTGCATCTTCCTTGGGGGGCGTTAGATCCCCACATGTCTGTGTGCCTGTGCCCCCGCTGGTCAGAGCTCGGCAGAGGGAGGTGTGGTTAGCATTTGTCCCATGAGGTGGAGTCAGGCAGCACACCCGGCTCTGCACCAGGCAGCGGGGGCACAGGCGCCAGGCAGCAGGGCACGGGCGCCAGGCACAGTGGTGCGTGGGCGCTGGCGCATCGGGTAGAGGGAAGGCTGTGTGTCACTTGGGGGACTGTCTGCCTCGAGGCTCTTCAGCCCAGGCAGCCCTGCCACCTCAGGCTGAGGTGACCGCAGCCTCTGGGCACGGGGAGGCCATCCCCATGGGGGCATTCTCGGGGAGCCTGTCTATCCACCGGATGGGTTGTCTTTTTCCCTGTCCCCCACTGGCCCGTCATAGATTCAATCTTAAAAACCCCAGCTCTCCAGGAGCCTGAATCTAGCAGCGGCAAAGGCAAGGGTGTCTGACCGTGTCTGGACGGCAGGAGCATTGCTAGAGGCCATGCGGGGGCTGAGAGCCACGCCGGACTTCTGGGCTGTGGCTCCTGTGACCAATGAGCCCttctgctgggccctgggcctgaGCTTTATCCTCCTCGGGTCCAAGGCCTGGCACACGGCCAGGCAGGCAATGGCCGGGGACTCTGATGTTGGGGGCTGGGCGATTCTCAGTAATGACTGGCTAACAtcagtcctaatccccagaaccttggGCTGTGTGGCCTCATGTGGCAAAGGGGTAATACCATGGGGTTGAGGGTCTTGGGAAGAGAGATTGTCCTCGATTGGGTGGTGGCCCCATGTCACCACAAAGGCCTTGATAAGAGGGAGGTAGAGGAAGACTGGAGGCAGACGGTGGTGAGGGGACAGAGTTGCAGAGACACGGAGCCGGTCAGATGTCCAGCAGTATCTGTGAGAGCGATCACAGGGCTTGACTCACGTCACTGTGGAGGCCAAGAGGTCCCGCGCCTGACGTCCACAGGCTGGAGCCCCAGGAAGGCCGGTGGCAGGATTCACTGGAGCCTGAAGGCCTCAGAACCAGGAGCTTGAGCGTCCAAGGGCGGGAGACGATGGAGGTCCAGCTCCAGAAGAGTGAACTTGCCCTTTCCGCCTCTTTGTTCCGTTTGGGCCCTCAGTGGATGGGATGAGGCCCCCCTACCTTGGCAGGGGCCATCTTTGTACTCAAACTTCTGGAAACACACCCAGACACAACCAGAAATCACCTGGGCCTCCCTCAACCAGTTAGGCTGACACAGAAAACGCACCATCACAAGCTCCGGAAGGAGCATAGCCCTTCACTGCAGACTTCTGAGCTTTAGAGCCATAAGGCGATATGTCCGAGCTGTGCTGAGCCACGGAGTGTGTGGTCACGTGTCATGGCAGTCACGAGACATGGAGGCGGGGATCCAGCTGGACACGCTCCGGGCGGCTGCTGCGAGAGGGAGCAGTCCTGCGGTACCACCTTCCGACTTCCAGCAGTTCCTTCCTGGGACTGGCCCAGAACATCCTGACCGTGACCATCCCTGGTACATCAGACGGGACGTGGCCTGGGGCTCCAGCGGGGTCTTGGCCCTCAGCCGGCCCCTCCCAACCTCCGGCTCAGGCCTGGTGTGCTTCCCTGTGTAGCGCTCGTCGGTCTTCACTGAGGCTGGTCCTCCCAGGAGCTCCCCTACCCGGCCACGTAGCAGACAAGGAAACCCATCTggggcatgggggggggaggtgaaggGGTTCGTCTGGGTCACGGAGCTTCTGGGGCATGGCATTCACGCAGGTCATGGAGCTGGGGGGCGTGGGCTTAACTACCACTTTAACCCAGACAGGGTGACCCCTGAGCTCTGCTTTTATCTGCAGCTTTAGTCGGGGCTGcgtgggtgagtgtgtgtgacCACGAGTGTGTGCACTGGCGGGAGTAACATGAGAGCGTATGCACCTGCAAGAGCGTGTGTGTCGTGACAGTATGTGAAGAGGCAATGAAACCCCGCAGCCATTTATTTCCCTCTTAAGGAAAGGGGTCTCAAGGTAGGCAGCGTGGGGCTGGTATAATGGCTTCTGGTCACCAGtgatctctgcccttcctccatgCTGCTCTGCCATCCTCAGTGTGCTGCCTCATGGTGCAAAGTGGCTGCTGAGCCCCAGCCATCACTTCAGctagcaggaaggaggaaggagaaaaagaaagacttgtCTCCTCTACCCCAGGGATTTGCCCCCCAGCTAGGCCTTGAGGTTTTCTTTaataaggaaagaaggaagcagagagtgGGAAGCTACTCCACCGGCAGGAGCTACTTGGCAGGCAGGGTAGGACTCTGGGCTTCCCTACCCAGGGGCTGTTAAGCTGGTGGGGATTGAAGAGTCCTCTAAGCCTTGTTCCACACTGctctgatggggaaactgaggcccagatccAGGCCTCTCCCTCCTATCCCAGGGCTCTGTCTTGTCGCCAGTCAGGAAGGCTGAGAGCCCCCAGCAGCCAGTGGTGCCAGCCTGGCCAGAGCAGGTGCTGGGGACCCTTGGGTTCCCATCCCCAGCGCCCCCCTCCCAGGAACCCAGGCAATAGTCATGTGGGGGGAGGTGTTTCCGtggtgggaaggtggggagaaAATGTGGCTGGCTCCCCTGGCCTAGGACGCATGTTTTCTCTCCCCAGGCTGTGTGGACACGCCCTGTGAGCAGTCGAGGCTCGGACCTGGGGCGCACGTGCTGGCacaggcagggagcagaggaggaggccaAAGACGCCGGACAGACAGGAAGCAGGAAATGCGGACGGGGCTGGGACGAGCCCGTGCTGGCCGGACGTTCAAGATGCTGCACGTTTATTCGGCAAagccggggctgggggccggggggtAAGGCACCGGACAGAGGGCTGGCCATCCGGGctgtgagctggggtgggggcgggagcagCCGTTCAGGACCCCGTGGCCTGAAGGCCGGGCAGGAGACCGAGCAGGAGCGCAACGGCCATCACGGCGGGGCCGCCCTGGGCACCCACGGCCCCGCTGCCCGGTGGGTCCTGCCAGGGTGGGGTGTTGCAGAGGGTGGACTGGCAGCAGGTCAGGGTCATCAGGGTCCCCTCCAGGGTCTTGGTGAAGGGCTGACACGTGTCTGCACACCATGCGGAGTAGGTGGTCAGAGGACCCGactctgggaggaaggaggggtggtGGAGAAAGGCTTCGTCACGCTAGACagctggggcagggaagaggcccCTCACAGGGGTGCGCGCCTTTCTGCGTGGGAGATGGCGCTCCTGCCGCCCTGGCCACCCCGGGGCCTGCTCACCCGTGTTCCCGTGGGAGATGACGGCTTTGCAGAAGCTGTGGCTGCGGACACAGTTCTGAACTTGCTTGCAGCGCTCCCCCCTGTACAGGGACTGGCAGGAATAGCACTGCAGCAGCGCTGGGAGGCAAGGCAGGCTCAGGCCAAGGGGCTTCCCCCTGCAGGCCCAGAGCCTCCCGCTGCAGCCCAGAGCCTCCCCCTGCAGGCCCAGAGcctccccctgcagcccagaGCCTCCCCCTGTAGGCCCAGAGcctccccctgcagcccagaGCCTCCCCCTGTAGGCCCAGAGcctccccctgcagcccagagcctccccctgcagcccagagcctccccttgcaggcccagagcctccccctgcagcccagagcctccccttgcaggcccagagcctccccctgcagcccagaGCCTACCCCTGAAGGCCCAGAGCCTACCCCTGCAGGCCCAGAGCCTACCCCTGCAGGCCTGTACCCTGTTCCCAGCTGATCCCTCTCAAAGCCTCTGCCCAAGCCTCCTGCACCCCTCCTCAGGGCTGGCCAGTGCTGCCCTGCCCCACCAGTACCAAACTGTCCTGTCTGGCTGAGCTGGACTCCATGCCCAGGGCCTGTATGCTCGCTGGTCTCTCCAGGCAGGGACTCCGCTGCGCCCTTCTCTGCCTAGTGAACCCCTATTCAGCCTCCCTGCCCAGGAGTGGCTCCTTCTCTAGGCTCCCTACTCTGATGGCCCTTGAGGGTCACAGCAAGGGTGAGAGGCAAGGGCGGTGCTGAGTGTcagggcccttcctctcccctcccctgcccccggaAGGCTTTGCCCATCATTCCGCATCATGCCAGGCCCTCGCCGAGCCCGGCACTCAACGGAGCCCACACAAAGTGTTGCAAAAGAGGGATGGGTGCCTGCGTCCTCGGGTGGGGGTGAACAGtcacctctgcccctgccacctgcagtcacactggcctcctcctcctcttcttcgtCATCATCGTCATAGCCGTCCAGCCCAAAGTCCACGTCGTCCTCCTCCTCGTCCTGTGCCCGCCCCGTGCCTGGCCACACAGGGATGCCTGTAACCCCCAAGTTCCGCGGGCACAGAGCACACGCTCGAGGCCCAGTGCTGTGTCCCACCCCCTCCATCTGTCCTTCACCactcctctgccctcttcctccccactctgtcCTTCCGGTGGGCCCAGCTGCTGGCCCTGCTTCCTTCCCCGCACCATCAGCTGCTGTGGGGCCCGTCCTTTGCAGCAGCTGCCTCCCCGCGCCCCAGTAAACCCTCAGGGTGGCCCGCCTGTTGGACggaagaggacactgaggccGGGACAGCCGAGGTAACCCCAAAGACTGCATTTCAAAGAGGTGGGGTCCGGAGCTAGGGACGGACAGGTTTGGGCACCTGCGGGAGCCCAGGACAGCCCACATCCACGTCCTCTAGCCTCAGACTCCAGCCTAACCCCCCTGCTCCCCATGCTGTGTCCTGCCCCCAGGCTGGGTGTCCCAAGGGTCCCCATGGGCCCAGACCGTGCTATCCCCTCTCGCTGCAGGGGTGCCCCTTGCCGTGGTACCTGGCTGCCCACACAGCAGCAGGGCCAGCAGGAGAGCCGCGAGCGCCTTCATCCTGCTGGGGGCCGCTGGGTCTGCTCGCTCCGGTTCTTGCTCGGGCTCTGGATCTGTGGGAAGTGGGACAGAGGGCATTtcgggggcttcctggaggcccCTGGGTCCTGGcccccccagctccagcctcaAACAATGGGCCTCACACCGGCTCCAGCGCCAGGCATCAGGCCAGGGATGGCCATTTCCCTCCCCGACTTCAGGGGCCGGAGGGGCCAGGAAGTCATTGCGGGGGGCGTCCTGTCCACCTGCGCTGCTCGGCCCTGGCCCGGCTGGCTGACGTGAGCACTGCGGCCAGCGAAcctggctctgggctggggcGACACCGGACAAGCCTCCCACCATGGAGGCCACAGGAGCTTGTCGTCCTGGACCCTGAAGCTGCCCGTCACTCAC
This genomic window from Ursus arctos isolate Adak ecotype North America unplaced genomic scaffold, UrsArc2.0 scaffold_6, whole genome shotgun sequence contains:
- the GPIHBP1 gene encoding glycosylphosphatidylinositol-anchored high density lipoprotein-binding protein 1 isoform X2, whose amino-acid sequence is MKALAALLLALLLCGQPGTGRAQDEEEDDVDFGLDGYDDDDEEEEEEASVTAGGRGRALLQCYSCQSLYRGERCKQVQNCVRSHSFCKAVISHGNTESGPLTTYSAWCADTCQPFTKTLEGTLMTLTCCQSTLCNTPPWQDPPGSGAVGAQGGPAVMAVALLLGLLPGLQATGS
- the GPIHBP1 gene encoding glycosylphosphatidylinositol-anchored high density lipoprotein-binding protein 1 isoform X1; the encoded protein is MTKTSDPEPEQEPERADPAAPSRMKALAALLLALLLCGQPGTGRAQDEEEDDVDFGLDGYDDDDEEEEEEASVTAGGRGRALLQCYSCQSLYRGERCKQVQNCVRSHSFCKAVISHGNTESGPLTTYSAWCADTCQPFTKTLEGTLMTLTCCQSTLCNTPPWQDPPGSGAVGAQGGPAVMAVALLLGLLPGLQATGS
- the GPIHBP1 gene encoding glycosylphosphatidylinositol-anchored high density lipoprotein-binding protein 1 isoform X3 — protein: MTKTSDPEPEQEPERADPAAPSRMKALAALLLALLLCGQPGTGRAQDEEEDDVDFGLDGYDDDDEEEEEEASVTAGGRGRESGPLTTYSAWCADTCQPFTKTLEGTLMTLTCCQSTLCNTPPWQDPPGSGAVGAQGGPAVMAVALLLGLLPGLQATGS